One Panicum virgatum strain AP13 chromosome 3N, P.virgatum_v5, whole genome shotgun sequence DNA segment encodes these proteins:
- the LOC120666190 gene encoding uncharacterized protein LOC120666190, protein MIREFLAVAARAALEWTLATLLLANGAAFCLIAAAAARLRLGPPCILCARVHRLLRPASGPAGEERAALRLLLCDAHLAAVADTDRRGGDAGKGRLTEAGDPADKVSGMETHRVVSIGSEICEQDHDVDDGVQPRAAGGSHIARTSSIEDGGSGPLVSLFELAPIVAQPRGGGGDGGDSSVDPATAPELVAVDGDERLTVGQVVSALRDQRRELEALRAELAAERRARVEAEEYQRQLEEQGELDREAVRLAMQLVHESETEKHGLQRQLDACRVRAQLYQSETAAVDDNDDFAGGEGCFRRGANGGDDGNNYQSLVDFLPGSMYSSSPDLANLLKLYTESGNGGGRRRKRDDHDEPAVAVVEEAEEEEEVTAVPVSVTAATESSGNADATTAIVAESVHERSTNSCHTETVAEAS, encoded by the exons ATGATCCGCGAGTTCctggccgtggcggcgcgcgcggcgctggaGTGGACGCTGGCTACGCTGCTGCTCGCCAACGGCGCCGCTTTCTgcctcatcgccgccgccgccgcgcgcctccgcctcggcccGCCCTGCATCCTCTGCGCCCGCGTCCACCGCCTGCTCCGCCCCGCCTCTGGCCcggccggcgaggagcgcgccgccctgcgcctcctcctctgcgacgcccacctcgccgccgtcgccgacacCGATCGCCGCGGCGGGGACGCGGGGAAAGGCCGGCTGACGGAGGCCGGTGATCCGGCGGACAAGGTCTCAG GCATGGAGACCCACCGCGTCGTCTCCATCGGCAGCGAGATCTGCGAGCAGGACCACGACGTCGACGACGGCGTCCAgccacgcgccgccggcggcagccaTATCGCGAGAACCAGCAGCATCGaagacggcggcagcggcccgcTCGTGTCCCTCTTCGAGCTGGCCCCGATCGTCGCGCagccgcggggcggcggcggcgacggcggcgactccTCCGTGGACCCAGCCACGGCGCCGGAGCTGGTGGCCGTGGACGGCGACGAGCGCCTCACCGTCGGGCAGGTCGTCTCCGCGCTCCGCGACCAGAGGCGGGAGCTGGAGGCGCTGcgcgcggagctcgccgccgagcggcgcgcgcgggtggaggcggaggagtACCAGCGGCAGCTGGAGGAGCAGGGCGAGCTGGACCGGGAGGCGGTGCGGCTCGCCATGCAGCTCGTCCACGAGAGCGAGACGGAGAAGCACGGCCTGCAGCGGCAGCTCGACGCGTGCAGGGTCAGGGCCCAGCTCTACCAGTCCGAGACCGCCGCCGTGGACGACAACGACgacttcgccggcggcgaaggatGCTTCCGCCGGGGGGCGAACGGGGGCGACGACGGCAACAACTACCAGTCGCTTGTGGACTTCTTGCCGGGGTCGATGTACTCCTCCTCGCCGGACCTGGCCAACCTCCTTAAACTCTACACCGAGTCCGGCAACGGCGGTGGCCGTCGCCGTAAGAGGGATGATCACGACGAGCCGGCCGTTGCGGTGGTTgaggaagcagaggaggaagaggaagtcaCGGCCGTCCCCGTCTCTGTCACGGCTGCCACCGAATCCAGCGGGAATGCTGATGCGACCACCGCCATTGTTGCTGAATCTGTACATGAACGAAGCACCAATAGTTGTCACACTGAGACAGTTGCTGAAGCTTCTTAG
- the LOC120666192 gene encoding protein LIKE COV 1-like: MAGRERDRELLLPVVAGEHAAGDEDDSEPTTPVVMAGPPPPAASARALHLHHHPTGIEALSRVIRSWAWKKFMSGCVILLPIAITFYTTWWFIRFVDGFFSPIYIHLGIHLFGLGFVTSITFIFLIGVFMSSWLGASLLGLGEFFIKRMPLVRHIYSASKQISAAISPDQSSRAFKEVVIIRHPRIGEYALGFITSTVALRGAGVRGDQELACVYVPTNNLYLGDIFLMSRADVIIPDLSVREAIEIILSGGMSVPKIISAVEGVVGLGDHGCAAKDS; this comes from the exons ATGGCCGGCAGGGAGAGGGACCGGGAGCTGCTCCTcccggtggtggccggcgagcacgccgccggcgacgaggacgacTCCGAGCCGACCACGCCCGTCGTCAtggccggcccgccgccgcccgccgcttcGGCGCGCGCGCTCCACCTGCACCACCACCCCACCGGCATCGAG GCATTGTCGAGAGTGATTCGGAGCTGGGCGTGGAAGAAGTTCATGTCCGGATG CGTCATCCTGCTCCCGATCGCCATCACCTTCTACACGACGTGGTGGTTCATCCGCTTCGTCGACGGCTTCTTCTCGCCCATCTACATCCACCTCGGGATACATCTATTCG GTCTTGGGTTTGTCACCTCGATCACCTTCATCTTCCTCATCGGCGTGTTCATGTCGTCGTGGCTGGGCGCATCGCTCCTTGGCCTCGGCGAGTTCTTCATCAAGAGGATGCCCCTCGTGCGCCACATCTACTCGGCTTCCAAGCAGATCAGCGCCGCGATATCGCCAG ACCAGAGCTCACGGGCCTTCAAGGAGGTGGTGATCATCCGGCACCCCAGGATCGGCGAGTACGCGCTGGGCTTCATCACGTCGACGGTGGCGctgcgcggcgccggcgtccgCGGCGACCAGGAGCTCGCCTGCGTCTACGTGCCCACCAACAACCTCTACCTCGGCGACATCTTCCTCATGAGCCGCGCCGACGTCATCATCCCGGACCTCTCCGTCCGGGAGGCCATCG AGATCATTCTCTCCGGCGGCATGTCGGTGCCGAAGATCATCTCAGCGGTGGAGGGTGTCGTCGGCCTCGGCGACCATGGCTGCGCGGCCAAGGACTCATAG